A single genomic interval of Helianthus annuus cultivar XRQ/B chromosome 6, HanXRQr2.0-SUNRISE, whole genome shotgun sequence harbors:
- the LOC110864912 gene encoding guanine nucleotide exchange factor SPIKE 1, protein MSSNGHYFRRKPRQPVAANLHIDSLLDENLEQFPHLNELVQCYQSDWIKDENKYGHYESVGSISFQNQIFEGPDTDIETEMHLANARQDKIEDNSDDDDVPSTSGRQLTEHYGESPLPAYEPVFDWENERSMIFGQRIPESNMPQSPSGLKISVKVLSLSFQAGLVEPFYGTISLYNKDKREKLSEDFIFRVLPSEMQDAGGSSESRGLFNLDAPSSSVCLLIQLEKCATEEGGVTPSVYSRKEPVHLTEREKQKLQVWSRMMPYRESFSWAVIPLFDTNTGSVSGGSASPSSPLAHSLSGASLQEGVSEPITKVSLDGHMGFSNGNSVVVEVSNLNKVKESYTEDSLQDPKRKVHKPVKGVLRLEIEKLQAANTEYDNASDGSITNENDHGDRLTDSSVGEWRNIHSNRHKEQPLNGSVADVTTNDVQAFDFRTMIRNEPFLQLFHCLYVYPLTVSLSRKRNLFIRTELREDDADIRKQPLEAMYSREPGASLQKWAHTQVAPGSRVACYHDEMKVSLPSMWTPQHHLLFTFFHIDLQTKLEAPKPVVIGYAALPLSTHAQLRSDINLPIMKELVPHYLQDSSKERLDYLEDGKSVFRLRLRLCSSLYPISERIRDFFLEYDRHTLRTSPPWGSELLEAINSLKNVDSTALLQFLHPILNMLLHLIGNGGETLQVAAFRAMVNILTRVQQESVDEAERNIFLVNYVDYAFDDFGGRQAPVYPGLSTVWGSLARSKAKGYRVGPVYDDVLSMAWFFLELIVKSMALEQTRLMYHNLPLGEDIPPMQLKEGVFRCIMQLYDCLLTEVHERCKRGLILAKRLNSSLAFFCYDLLSTIEPRQVFELVSLYLDKFSGVCQSVLHDCKLTFLQIICDHDLFVEMPGRDPSDRNYLSSVLIQELFLTWDHDDLSQRAKAARILVVLLCKHDFDSRYQKPEDKLYIAQLYFPLVGQILDEMPVFYNLTAVEKREVLIVVLQILRNLDDASLVKAWQLNIARTRLFFKLLEDCLVLFEHKKSVDSMLIGGSSRSPVADAPMSPKYSDRLSPAINQYLSEASRQEVRPQGASENGYLWQRVNSQLSSPSQPFSLREALAQAQSSRIGASSQALRETLHPVLRQKLELWEENLSAAISLQILEITEKFSKAAASHSIVTDYGKLDCITSIFTSIFSRSQSLAFWKSLFPVFNSVFQLHGSTLMARENDRFLKQIAFHLLRLAVFRNENIRKRAVIGLQILVRSSFSHFTQTARLRAMLTITLSELMSDVQVTQMKSDGTLEESGEARRLRKSLEEMADESKSQNLLKECGLPETSLVDIPEGSTESRWSWPDVKFLSNSLLLALDASLEHALLGSLMNTDRYAAAESFYKLAMAFAPVPDLHIMWLLHLCDAHQEMQSWAEAAQCAVAVAGVVMQALVSRNDGVWSNNHVTALRKICPMVSTEITSETSAAEVEGYGASKLTVDSAVKYLKLANKLFSQAELYHFCGSILELVIPVYKSRRSYGQLAKCHSMLTNIYESILEQESSPIPFIDATYYRVGFYGEKFGKLNKKEYVYREPRDVRLGDIMEKLSHIYELRMDGDHTLHIIPDSRQVKADELQPGVCYLQITAVDPVLEDEDLGSRRERIFSLSTGSVRARVFDRFLFDTPFTKNGKTQGGLEDQWKRRTVVQTEGSFPALVNRLLVTKSESLEFSPVENAIGMIETRTAALRNELEEPRSSDGDQLPRLQSLQRILQGSVAVQVNSGVLSVCTAFLSGEPATRLRSQELQQLIAALLEFMAVCKRAIRVHFRLIGDEDQDFHTQLVNGFQSLTAELSHYIPAILSEL, encoded by the exons ATGTCATCTAATGGCCATTACTTTAGAAGAAAGCCCCGCCAGCCAGTTGCTGCAAACTTGCATATTGACTCACTG CTTGATGAAAATCTAGAGCAGTTTCCACATCTAAATGAACTTGTTCAGTGCTACCAAAGTGATTGGATAAAGGATGAAAACAAGTATGGGCACTATGAAAGTGTTGGCAGTATATCCTTCCAGAACCAAATATTTGAAGGGCCTGATACTGATATTGAAACAG AAATGCATCTTGCTAATGCTAGGCAAGATAAGATTGAAGACAactctgatgatgatgatgtacctAGTACCTCTGGTCGACAACTTACAGAG CATTATGGTGAATCCCCCCTGCCTGCTTATGAACCTGTATTTGACTGGGAAAATGAGAGGTCAATGATCTTTGGACAAAGAATTCCAGAGTCTAATATGCCACAGTCTCCAAG TGGATTGAAGATTTCTGTAAAAGTTCTTTCCCTGTCGTTTCAAGCTGGATTAGTTG AGCCGTTTTATGGTACCATATCATTGTATAATAAAGATAAAAGAGAAAAGCTGTCGGAGGATTTCATTTTTCGTGTTCTTCCATCTGAAATGCAGGAT GCTGGCGGTTCATCAGAATCTCGTGGACTTTTTAATCTAGACGCTCCATCTTCATCTGTTTGCTTGCTTATACAATTAGAAAAGTGTGCTACTGAAGAAGGCGGAGTAACTCCATCTGTTTATTCACGCAAAGAACCA GTTCATCTGACTGAGAGAGAAAAGCAAAAACTACAAGTTTGGTCTAGGATGATGCCTTACAGAGAGTCGTTTTCTTGGGCAGTTATTCCATTATTTGATACCAACACTGGTTCGGTTTCCGGTGGTTCTGCTTCCCCTAGCAGCCCACTTGCTCATAGTTTATCAGGAGCTAGTTTGCAGGAGGGTGTTTCTGAGCCAATTACAAAGGTCTCGTTAGATGGACACATGGGTTTCTCGAATGGAAATTCTGTCGTGGTTGAAGTGTCAAACCTAAATAAAGTCAAAGAGAGCTATACTGAAGATTCACTTCAG GATCCCAAACGGAAGGTTCATAAGCCTGTGAAAGGTGTGTTGCGGTTGGAAATAGAAAAGCTTCAAGCTGCTAACACCGAATACGACAATGCTTCAGATGGCAGTATAACCAATGAAAATGACCATGGAGATCGACTAACTGATTCCTCTGTCGGTGAGTGGAGAAACATTCATTCGAATAGACATAAAGAACAACCTCTAAATGGATCAGTTGCAGATGTGACTACTAATGAT GTTCAAGCTTTTGACTTCCGCACAATGATAAGAAACGAGCCTTTTTTACAGCTTTTTCACTGTCTTTATGTCTACCCACTGACTGTCAGTTTGAGCCGAAAAAGGAATTTATTTATTAGAACTGAACTCAGAGAGGATGATGCTGATATCAGAAAACAGCCACTAGAG GCAATGTATTCAAGGGAGCCAGGTGCATCTCTACAAAAATGGGCCCACACACAAGTGGCTCCTGGAAGTAGGGTGGCTTGTTACCATGATGAAATGAAAGTTTCACTTCCTTCTATGTGGACCCCACAGCATCACCTTTTGTTCACTTTTTTCCATATAGACCTTCAAACAAAGTTGGAAGCTCCAAAACCAGTAGTTATTGGATATGCAGCTCTTCCATTATCAACACATGCGCA GTTAAGATCCGACATTAACCTACCAATCATGAAAGAGCTGGTTCCACACTATCTTCAAGACAGTAGCAAG GAGAGGCTAGATTACTTGGAAGATGGGAAAAGTGTTTTTCGCTTACGGTTACGACTTTGTTCGTCTTTATACCCTATTAGTGAGCGTATTAGAGATTTCTTTCTTGAATATGATAGACACACTCTTCGTACAAGCCCACCTTGGGGTTCTGAACTCCTTGAG GCAATAAACAGTTTGAAAAATGTTGATTCAACTGCGCTGCTGCAGTTTCTTCACCCAATATTGAATATGCTTCTCCATCTTATCGGCAACGGTGGAGAAACTCTTCAG GTTGCTGCTTTCAGAGCTATGGTTAATATTTTGACACG AGTACAGCAGGAGTCGGTTGATGAAGCTGAAagaaatatatttttggtaaattaCGTGGATTATGCTTTTGATGATTTTGGCGGTCGACAAGCTCCAGTATATCCCGGTTTGTCAACTGTGTGGGGAAGTCTGGCTCGTAGCAAG GCCAAAGGCTACCGGGTTGGACCAGTATACGATGATGTATTGTCGATGGCTTGGTTTTTCCTTGAATTAATAGTAAAGTCAATGGCACTAGAACAGACCCGACTGATGTATCACAATCTGCCTCTAG GTGAAGATATCCCACCAATGCAGTTAAAAGAGGGTGTATTTAGGTGCATCATGCAATTATATGACTGCCTTTTGACAGAAGTGCATGAACGTTGTAAAAGGGGGTTAATTTTAGCAAAACGCTTAAACAGTAGTTTGGCTTTCTTTTGTTATGATCTTTTGTCAACCATTGAACCCCGCCAAGTTTTTGAATTG GTATCCTTGTACCTGGATAAGTTCTCTGGTGTTTGTCAATCAGTGTTGCATGATTGCAAGCTTACCTTTTTACAAATAATCTGTGATCATGAtttgtttgttgaaatgcctggCCGGGATCCTTCTGAtag GAACTACCTTTCATCTGTGTTAATTCAAGAGCTGTTTCTAACTTGGGATCATGATGATTTATCTCAGCGAGCAAAA GCAGCTAGGATTTTGGTAGTCCTCTTATGCAAGCATGATTTCGATTCTCGTTACCAGAAGCCAGAGGATAAGTTGTATATTGCCCAATTATATTTTCCACTTGTGGGGCAG ATACTTGATGAAATGCCCGTTTTTTATAACCTGACTGCTGTTGAAAAACGTGAAGTGCTGATTGTAGTTTTGCAAATATTACGAAATCTGGATGATGCATCACTTGTGAAGGCTTGGCAGTTGAATATTGCTAGAACAAGACTATTTTTTAAACTACTTGAGGATTGCCTAGTTCTTTTTGAG CACAAGAAAAGCGTTGATAGCATGCTTATAGGCGGCAGTTCTAGGAGCCCAGTTGCTGACGCACCTATGTCTCCGAAGTATTCTGATAGGCTTTCTCCTGCCATTAATCAGTATCTATCTGAGGCATCTCGTCAGGAAGTTCGG CCACAGGGTGCATCTGAGAACGGGTATTTATGGCAGCGGGTGAACTCGCAGCTAAGCTCTCCTAGCCAACCGTTTTCCTTGAGAGAAGCTCTTGCGCAAGCACAATCTTCTAGAATCGGAGCTTCAAGCCAAGCACTCAGGGAAACTTTGCATCCCGTTTTAAGGCAAAAACTT GAACTTTGGGAAGAAAACCTCAGTGCTGCTATCAGTCTTCAAATCCTGGAAATAACTGAGAAATTTTCTAAAGCTGCTGCATCACATAGTATTGTGACCGATTATGGAAAATTGGATTGCATAACATCCATATTTACCAGTATATTCTCACGCAGTCAATCATTGGCATTCTGGAAATCACTATTTCCAGTGTTCAACAGTGTTTTTCAGCTTCACGGGTCAACATTAATGGCAAGGGAAAATGATCGTTTCTTAAAGCAAATTGCTTTCCATCTTCTTAGACTTGCTGTTTTTCGTAATGAAAATATCAGGAAAAGAGCTGTGATAGGTTTGCAGATCCTCGTTAGG AGCTCATTCTCTCACTTTACACAAACAGCAAGATTAAGGGCCATGCTTACAATTACACTATCAGAACTGATGTCAGATGTTCAAGTAACTCAAATGAAGTCAGATGGAACACTTGAAGAAAGCGGTGAAGCACGTCGTCTCAGAAAATCACTAGAAGAAATGGCAGATGAAAGCAAAAGTCAGAACTTGTTAAAGGAATGTGGGCTTCCGGAAACTTCACTTGTTGACATTCCAGAAGGGTCAACAGAAAGTCGTTGGTCATGGCCAGATGTCAAATTTTTATCAAATAGTCTCCTTCTGGCTCTTGATGCCAGCCTGGAACATGCTCTTTTG GGATCACTTATGAACACAGACAGATATGCTGCTGCAGAAAGTTTTTACAAACTTGCAATGGCATTTGCTCCGGTGCCTGATCTTCATATAATGTGGTTACTGCATTTGTGCGATGCACATCAAGAGATGCAATCATGGGCTGAAGCTGCACAGtgtgctgttgctgttgctggtgTCGTTATGCAG GCTCTTGTGAGCAGAAACGATGGAGTCTGGAGCAATAATCATGTGACTGCACTGCGCAAAATATGTCCTATGGTCAGCACTGAGATCACATCCGAGACCTCAGCAGCAGAAGTTGAAGGATACGGTGCTTCGAAATTGACAGTTGATTCAGCTGTAAAGTATTTAAAGCTGGCAAATAAGCTGTTCTCTCAAGCCGAATTATATCATTTCTGTGGGTCCATTTTAGAACTTGTGATTCCAGTTTATAAAAGCAGAAGATCTTACGGACAACTAGCTAAATGCCACAGTATGCTAACTAACATCTATGAATCAATCTTAGAACAAGAATCAAGTCCAATTCCATTTATAGATGCCACGTATTATCGCGTGGGATTTTATGGTGAAAAATTCGGAAAACttaataaaaaagaatatgtaTACCGAGAGCCTCGTGATGTAAGATTAGGTGACATAATGGAAAAACTTAGTCATATATATGAACTAAGAATGGACGGTGATCACACGTTACATATAATTCCTGACTCCCGACAAGTAAAAGCTGATGAATTACAGCCCGGTGTTTGCTATCTGCAAATCACAGCCGTTGATCCAGTATTGGAAGATGAGGATCTTGGAAGTAGAAGGGAGAGGATTTTTTCTCTTTCTACTGGTTCAGTTCGGGCTCGTGTTTTTGATCGGTTCTTGTTTGATACTCCTTTTACTAAAAATGGCAAGACTCAAGGTGGGTTGGAAGACCAATGGAAAAGACGAACTGTGGTTCAAACTGAGGGCTCGTTTCCTGCTTTAGTGAACCGGCTTTTGGTTACTAAATCTGAATCACTTGAGTTTTCACCTGTGGAGAATGCTATTGGTATGATTGAAACTCGAACTGCTGCACTAAGAAACGAGCTTGAAGAGCCACGTAGCTCTGACGGTGATCAGCTTCCGCGGCTACAGAGTTTACAGAGGATACTTCAGGGGTCCGTTGCAGTTCAA GTGAACAGTGGAGTACTTAGTGTGTGCACAGCTTTCTTATCAGGGGAGCCTGCAACACGACTTAGGTCACAGGAATTACAGCAACTGATTGCTGCGCTTCTTGAATTCATGGCTGTTTGCAAGCGTGCAATACGAGTACATTTTAGACTTATTGGGGACGAAGATCAAGATTTTCACACACAACTGGTCAACGGTTTTCAGTCACTCACTGCTGAGTTGTCACATTACATCCCTGCAATTCTTTCAGAGCTTTGA
- the LOC110864911 gene encoding endoplasmic reticulum-Golgi intermediate compartment protein 3, with translation MGMKQVIKNLDAFPRAEDHLLQKTQSGAVVSIVGLFIMATLFLHELTYYISTYEVHEMAVDLKRGETLPIHINMSFPSLPCQVLSVDAIDMSGKHEVDLDTNIWKLRLSREGVIIGTEYLSDLVEKGHTSHNHENETDHHDKKVHLDKFDDEAENMIKTVKKALANGEGCRVYGVLDVQRVAGNFHISVHGLNIFVAQMIFEGATHVNVSHVIHDLSFGPKYPGLHNPLDETNRILHGSSGTFKYYIKIVPTEYKYISKEVLPTNQFSVTEYFSPMNEYDRTWPAVYFLYDLSPITVTIKEERRSFLHFITRLCAVLGGTFALTGMLDRWMFRFLEAVTKPTPRRSMR, from the exons TTTCAATTGTAGGTTTGTTCATAATGGCAACATTATTCTTGCATGAGTTAACATACTACATTTCTACATATGAAGTCCACGAG ATGGCTGTTGACCTGAAACGTGGAGAAACATTACCAATCCATATAAATATGTCATTCCCTTCTTTACCCTGTCAAG TTTTGAGTGTAGATGCTATTGATATGTCTGGCAAACATGAAGTGGATTTAGATACAAATATATGGAAG CTTCGATTGAGTAGAGAAGGGGTGATTATTGGGACAGAGTATCTATCTGATCTAGTGGAAAAGGGGCATACATCTCATAATCATG AAAATGAGACCGATCATCATGACAAAAAAGTTCATCTGGATAAATTTGATGACGAGGCAGAAAATATGATTAAGACTGTCAAGAAAGCATTGGCTAACGGAGAAGGGTGCCGG GTTTATGGAGTGTTGGATGTTCAAAGAGTTGCTGGAAACTTCCATATATCAGTTCATGGTTTGAACATATTTGTTGCACAGATG ATTTTTGAAGGAGCTACACATGTTAATGTCAGCCATGTGATTCATGATTTGTCGTTTGGGCCTAAGTATCCAGGGCTTCATAATCCTCTTGATGAGACAAACCGAATTCTCCATGGTTCCAGTGGAACATTCAAATATTACATAAAG ATTGTTCCAACCGAGTATAAATACATATCGAAAGAAGTCTTACCCACAAATCAATTCTCTGTTACCGAGTACTTCTCCCCGATGAATGAATATGACAGGACATGGCCAG CGGTTTACTTTTTATATGATCTTTCACCTATTACTGTTACCATCAAAGAAGAGCGGCGGAGTTTTCTCCACTTCATAACTCGGTTATGTGCGGTGCTAGGTGGTACATTTGCTTTGACAG GAATGCTTGACCGATGGATGTTTAGATTCCTGGAGGCAGTGACAAAACCTACCCCCAGGCGTTCAATGCGGTAA